The following are encoded together in the Acidovorax sp. KKS102 genome:
- the polA gene encoding DNA polymerase I, with translation MSNKKTLVLVDGSSYLYRAFHAMPDLRAVPGDPTSPATGAIRGMINMMQALRKEVVADYAVCVFDASGPTFRDALYTEYKATRSPMPDDLRSQIEPIHEVVDLLGWKVVAVPGVEADDVIATMAHMAAAQGIEVIVSSGDKDLSQLVNEHITIIDTMSGKRRDVAGVTAEFGVPPALMVDYQALVGDTVDNVPGVTKVGPKTAAKWLEEYGSLDNLIANADAIKGVAGNNLREAIASGQLALSRQLVTMKTDCALADYIPGLPAFDDITLDAPDNEGLLPFYEKYGFKGLAAAIKGAAAPATAAPTVAMPGQSGDLFADHSASTVAEEAQHRTVVYDTILNWADFDQWLERLHKAPLTAIDTETDSLDEMRAQIVGISFSVQPGEAAYIPLRHEGPDAPAQLPLDEVLARLKPWLEDPKHHKLGQHIKYDRHVFANHGIEVQGYAHDTMLQSYVLEVHKPHNLTSLAERHTGRKGITYEDLCGKGAHQIPFAQVPVDKAAAYSCEDSDQTLDVHNALWPLLQADDKLRFIYELEIASSEALYRIERNGVLIDAPTLAAQSHELGQRILQLETEAYEIAGQPFNLSSPKQLGEIFFDKLGMPVVKKTATGARSTDEEVLEKLAEDYPLPAKLLEHRSLVKLKGTYTDKLAQLALPRTGRVHTHYAQAVAVTGRLSSNDPNLQNIPIRTPEGRRVREAFVAPAGRVIASADYSQIELRIMAHLSGDHSLLHAFHAGLDVHRATAAEVFGVEVDQVTSEQRRYAKVINFGLIYGMSSFGLAKNLGIETKAAAAYIDKYFQRYPGVKQYMDDTKAAAKSMGYVETVFGRRLYLPEINSPNGPRRAGAERAAINAPMQGTAADLIKLAMVAVQKELDAHKTDIKMIMQVHDELVFELPESEVDWLKTHIPRLMAEVAALKVPLLAEVGVGANWDKAH, from the coding sequence ATGAGCAACAAAAAGACCCTGGTGCTGGTGGACGGCTCCAGCTACCTCTACCGCGCCTTCCACGCCATGCCCGACCTGCGGGCCGTGCCGGGCGACCCTACCAGCCCTGCCACCGGTGCCATTCGCGGCATGATCAACATGATGCAGGCCCTGCGCAAAGAGGTGGTGGCCGACTACGCCGTGTGCGTGTTCGACGCCTCGGGCCCCACCTTCCGCGATGCCCTGTACACCGAATACAAGGCCACGCGCTCTCCCATGCCCGACGATCTGCGCAGCCAGATCGAGCCCATCCACGAAGTGGTGGACCTGCTGGGCTGGAAGGTGGTGGCCGTGCCCGGCGTGGAGGCCGACGACGTCATCGCCACCATGGCCCACATGGCCGCAGCGCAGGGCATTGAGGTTATCGTGTCCAGCGGCGACAAGGATTTGAGCCAGCTGGTCAACGAGCACATCACCATCATCGACACCATGAGCGGCAAGCGCCGCGACGTGGCGGGCGTGACGGCCGAGTTTGGCGTGCCCCCCGCGCTGATGGTGGACTATCAGGCCCTGGTGGGCGACACCGTGGACAACGTGCCCGGCGTGACCAAGGTCGGCCCCAAGACCGCCGCCAAGTGGCTGGAAGAATATGGCTCGCTCGACAACCTGATTGCCAACGCCGATGCCATCAAGGGCGTGGCGGGCAACAACCTGCGCGAGGCCATTGCAAGCGGCCAACTGGCCTTGAGCCGCCAGCTCGTCACCATGAAGACAGACTGCGCGCTGGCCGACTACATTCCCGGCCTGCCCGCGTTTGACGACATCACACTGGATGCGCCCGACAACGAGGGCCTGCTGCCGTTTTACGAAAAGTACGGCTTCAAGGGCCTGGCCGCCGCCATCAAGGGCGCTGCAGCCCCGGCCACAGCAGCCCCCACCGTCGCCATGCCCGGCCAAAGCGGCGACCTGTTCGCGGACCACTCCGCCAGCACCGTGGCCGAAGAAGCCCAGCACCGCACGGTGGTGTACGACACCATCCTCAACTGGGCCGACTTTGACCAGTGGCTAGAGCGCCTGCACAAAGCCCCGCTCACGGCCATCGACACCGAGACCGATTCGCTGGACGAGATGCGCGCGCAAATCGTCGGCATCAGCTTCAGCGTGCAGCCCGGCGAAGCCGCCTACATCCCCCTGCGCCACGAAGGCCCCGATGCGCCCGCGCAGTTGCCGCTGGATGAAGTGCTCGCCCGCCTCAAACCCTGGCTGGAGGACCCCAAGCACCACAAGCTGGGCCAGCACATCAAATACGACCGCCATGTGTTCGCCAACCACGGCATCGAAGTGCAGGGCTACGCGCACGACACCATGCTGCAAAGCTATGTGCTCGAAGTGCACAAGCCCCACAACCTGACCAGCCTGGCCGAGCGCCACACGGGCCGCAAAGGCATCACCTACGAAGACCTGTGCGGCAAAGGCGCGCACCAGATTCCGTTTGCGCAAGTGCCGGTAGACAAAGCCGCCGCCTACTCGTGCGAAGACTCCGACCAGACCCTGGACGTGCACAACGCCCTGTGGCCGCTGCTGCAGGCCGATGACAAACTGCGCTTTATCTACGAGCTGGAGATCGCCAGCAGTGAGGCCCTGTACCGCATCGAACGCAACGGCGTGCTGATTGACGCGCCCACGCTGGCCGCCCAAAGCCACGAACTGGGCCAGCGCATCTTGCAGCTCGAAACCGAGGCGTATGAAATTGCGGGCCAGCCCTTCAACCTGAGCAGCCCCAAGCAGCTCGGCGAAATCTTCTTTGACAAGCTGGGCATGCCCGTGGTGAAGAAGACCGCCACCGGTGCCCGCAGCACCGACGAGGAAGTGCTGGAAAAACTGGCCGAGGACTACCCCCTGCCCGCCAAACTGCTGGAGCACCGCAGCCTCGTCAAGCTCAAGGGCACCTACACCGACAAGCTGGCCCAGCTGGCCCTGCCACGCACCGGCCGCGTGCACACGCACTACGCGCAGGCCGTGGCCGTCACAGGCCGCTTGTCCAGCAACGACCCCAACCTGCAGAACATCCCCATCCGCACGCCCGAAGGCCGCCGCGTGCGCGAGGCCTTTGTGGCCCCTGCGGGCCGCGTGATTGCGAGTGCCGACTACTCGCAAATCGAACTGCGCATCATGGCCCACCTGAGCGGCGACCACTCGCTGCTGCACGCCTTCCACGCCGGGCTGGATGTGCACCGCGCCACTGCTGCCGAAGTGTTTGGTGTGGAAGTGGACCAGGTCACCAGCGAGCAGCGCCGCTACGCCAAGGTCATCAACTTTGGCCTCATCTACGGCATGAGCAGCTTTGGCCTGGCCAAGAACTTAGGCATCGAAACCAAGGCCGCAGCCGCCTACATCGACAAATACTTCCAGCGCTACCCCGGCGTGAAGCAGTACATGGACGACACCAAGGCCGCCGCCAAATCCATGGGCTATGTCGAAACCGTGTTTGGCCGCCGCCTGTACCTGCCCGAAATCAACTCCCCCAACGGCCCCCGCCGCGCCGGGGCCGAACGCGCCGCCATCAACGCGCCCATGCAGGGCACGGCGGCCGACCTCATCAAGCTGGCCATGGTGGCGGTGCAGAAGGAGCTGGACGCCCACAAGACAGATATCAAGATGATCATGCAGGTGCACGACGAACTGGTGTTCGAACTGCCCGAGAGCGAAGTGGACTGGCTCAAGACCCACATCCCGCGCCTGATGGCGGAAGTGGCGGCGCTGAAGGTGCCGTTATTGGCGGAAGTGGGGGTGGGGGCTAATTGGGATAAGGCGCATTGA
- a CDS encoding polymorphic toxin-type HINT domain-containing protein: MSDPDFGFAAGTLVRTKEGSKPIEDVKVGEWVLTFPDMQTPPSNKREESEYIFAKVAEVWRIPESSLSRLLIDHLANNQRDEIFATPNQPIYLANHGWAKLQSLRATSTLENYYFGNLMVARNYADAKPGVAYNLSLDTHHTFYVGVHGVWAHSCSID, from the coding sequence ATGAGCGACCCTGATTTTGGATTTGCCGCTGGAACCTTGGTCCGTACGAAGGAAGGCTCCAAACCGATCGAAGATGTCAAAGTGGGTGAGTGGGTCCTGACATTTCCCGATATGCAGACACCGCCAAGCAACAAAAGGGAGGAAAGCGAGTACATCTTCGCAAAGGTCGCGGAAGTCTGGCGTATTCCAGAAAGTTCTCTATCGAGGTTGCTGATTGATCACTTGGCCAATAACCAGCGTGATGAAATTTTTGCGACGCCCAACCAACCCATCTATTTGGCGAACCATGGTTGGGCAAAGTTACAAAGCCTGAGGGCTACAAGCACGTTGGAGAACTATTACTTCGGGAATTTGATGGTGGCCAGGAACTACGCTGACGCGAAGCCTGGGGTTGCCTATAACCTGTCGCTGGACACGCATCACACGTTTTACGTCGGTGTCCATGGCGTTTGGGCGCACTCGTGCAGCATCGACTGA
- the yghU gene encoding glutathione-dependent disulfide-bond oxidoreductase, with amino-acid sequence MSEPTSYIPPAIWQWNKANGGQFASINRPIAGATHDKELPVGKHPLQLYSLGTPNGVKVTVMLEELLALGHSGAEYDAWLIRINEGEQFGSGFVSVNPNSKIPALLDRTDPAKPVRVFESGAILMYLAEKFGSAFLPKEGAARAECLSWLFWQMGSAPFVGGGFGHFYAYAPVKIEYAIDRYAMEAKRQLDVLNQRLAVTEYVAGDEYTVGDIAIWPWYGLLVKGQAYNAGEFLQVHEYTHVVRWAEQVAKRPAVQRGRKVNRVQGDPASQLRERHDASDFDTKTQDKIEAAAAADSSPAR; translated from the coding sequence ATGTCTGAACCTACCTCCTACATCCCCCCCGCCATCTGGCAATGGAACAAAGCAAACGGCGGCCAGTTCGCCAGCATCAACCGGCCGATCGCCGGAGCGACGCACGATAAAGAGCTGCCTGTGGGCAAGCACCCGCTGCAGCTGTATTCGCTGGGCACGCCCAATGGCGTAAAAGTCACTGTCATGCTGGAAGAGCTGCTGGCGCTGGGCCACAGCGGGGCGGAGTACGACGCGTGGCTGATTCGTATCAACGAGGGGGAGCAGTTTGGCAGTGGGTTCGTGTCTGTGAACCCCAACTCCAAAATCCCCGCGCTGCTGGACCGCACCGACCCCGCCAAACCGGTGCGCGTGTTCGAGTCCGGCGCCATCCTGATGTACCTGGCCGAGAAGTTCGGTAGCGCCTTCTTGCCCAAGGAGGGCGCGGCGCGGGCGGAGTGCCTGTCGTGGTTGTTCTGGCAGATGGGCAGTGCGCCGTTTGTGGGCGGCGGGTTTGGGCATTTTTATGCCTACGCGCCGGTCAAGATTGAGTACGCCATTGACCGCTATGCCATGGAGGCCAAGCGCCAGTTGGATGTGCTGAACCAGCGCCTGGCCGTGACCGAGTACGTGGCGGGCGATGAGTACACGGTGGGAGACATTGCGATCTGGCCCTGGTATGGCTTGCTGGTGAAAGGGCAGGCCTACAACGCTGGCGAGTTTTTGCAGGTGCACGAATACACGCATGTGGTGCGCTGGGCCGAGCAAGTAGCCAAGCGCCCTGCAGTGCAGCGGGGGCGCAAGGTGAACCGCGTGCAGGGCGACCCGGCCAGCCAGTTGCGCGAGCGGCATGACGCGAGCGACTTTGACACGAAGACGCAGGACAAGATCGAGGCTGCGGCAGCAGCAGATTCTTCACCCGCACGCTGA
- a CDS encoding glutathione S-transferase family protein: MITLYDCSTAPSPRRARILLAEKGVAHDTVQVDLRNGEQLGDAYRQINPQCTVPALRAEDGLLLTDNAAITAYVEARYPQPALLGETPAEKAEIASWNWRMEFEGLQAIAEALRNSAPAMANRALPGAVDYPQIPALAERGLVRVGQFFALLNERLADRDFIATDRFSVADITAVVAVDFARVVKHKPGEQHPNLLRWRAAMAQRPSMSL, from the coding sequence ATGATCACCCTATACGACTGCTCCACCGCCCCCAGCCCGCGCCGTGCGCGCATCCTGCTGGCAGAAAAGGGCGTGGCCCACGACACCGTGCAGGTGGATCTGCGCAATGGCGAGCAACTGGGCGATGCCTACCGCCAGATCAACCCGCAGTGCACGGTGCCTGCGCTGCGCGCGGAAGACGGTTTGCTGTTGACCGACAACGCGGCGATCACGGCGTATGTGGAGGCGCGCTACCCGCAGCCTGCACTGCTGGGCGAGACGCCTGCAGAAAAGGCCGAGATTGCGAGCTGGAACTGGCGCATGGAGTTCGAAGGCCTGCAGGCCATTGCCGAGGCGCTGCGCAACAGCGCGCCCGCGATGGCCAACCGGGCCTTGCCCGGCGCGGTGGACTACCCGCAAATCCCGGCCCTGGCCGAGCGTGGGCTGGTGCGTGTGGGGCAGTTTTTTGCCCTGCTCAACGAGCGCTTGGCAGACCGCGACTTCATCGCCACTGACCGCTTCAGCGTGGCCGACATCACGGCGGTGGTGGCGGTGGACTTTGCGCGTGTGGTCAAGCACAAACCGGGCGAGCAGCACCCAAACCTGTTGCGCTGGCGTGCGGCCATGGCGCAGCGGCCGTCGATGTCGCTCTAA
- a CDS encoding LysR family transcriptional regulator: MRLRHIEVFNAVMLTGSVSAAARLINVTQPAVSRILAHAELQLGFPLFHRLKGKLVPTTEAQTLYPHIERLFTQLDDVQRLANSLKSDRREGELHILSVLALSYEVLPRALRFFRQKHPDVQVTIDALHSPQIVSALVLQEADVGFVFSAIAHPALTQEHLADGRMVCVAPKGMLGTALVAAGVVHLADLADTPVVRLDVRDPIGTVVNHACREAGVGLQTAFTVQTYHAALALAHHGHAVALVDACTAASADRSKVDVLALAPHIAVPIKSLRTVNRPSSLLASAMTQCMRQAVAETLEAVGLQPEVE; the protein is encoded by the coding sequence ATGCGCCTTCGCCACATAGAAGTTTTCAACGCCGTCATGCTCACCGGCAGCGTGAGCGCGGCGGCCCGCCTCATCAACGTCACGCAGCCTGCGGTCAGCCGCATCCTGGCGCATGCCGAATTGCAGCTGGGCTTTCCGCTGTTTCACCGGCTCAAGGGCAAGCTGGTGCCCACCACCGAGGCGCAGACGTTGTACCCGCACATCGAGCGCCTGTTCACGCAGTTGGATGATGTGCAGCGCCTGGCCAACAGCCTCAAAAGCGACCGGCGCGAAGGGGAGTTGCACATCCTGAGCGTGCTGGCGTTGAGCTACGAGGTGCTGCCGCGCGCATTGCGGTTCTTCAGGCAAAAGCACCCGGATGTGCAGGTCACCATCGATGCGCTGCACTCGCCCCAGATCGTCTCGGCACTGGTGTTGCAGGAGGCGGATGTGGGTTTTGTGTTCAGTGCCATCGCACACCCCGCGTTGACGCAAGAGCATCTGGCCGATGGGCGCATGGTGTGTGTGGCGCCCAAGGGCATGCTGGGTACTGCGCTGGTGGCGGCCGGTGTGGTGCACCTGGCCGACCTGGCAGACACACCGGTGGTGCGGCTGGATGTACGCGACCCTATCGGCACGGTGGTCAACCACGCGTGCCGCGAGGCGGGTGTGGGCCTACAGACAGCGTTCACGGTGCAGACCTACCATGCGGCGCTGGCACTGGCACACCATGGTCACGCGGTGGCGCTGGTGGATGCCTGCACGGCGGCATCGGCCGACCGCAGCAAAGTGGATGTGCTGGCGCTCGCGCCGCACATTGCCGTGCCCATCAAGTCGCTGCGCACCGTGAACCGGCCCAGCTCACTGCTGGCCAGTGCCATGACGCAATGCATGCGCCAGGCGGTGGCAGAGACGCTGGAAGCGGTGGGCCTGCAGCCTGAGGTGGAATGA
- a CDS encoding D-amino acid dehydrogenase, whose protein sequence is MQVCVLGAGIVGLATAYELQQRGLQVTVIDQAQPGTGASGGNGAQLSYSYVQPLADASIWRQLPRLLLSPSSPLKLRLQWDTHQWRWGLEFLRACNRPTSERSTAQLLALAALSRHHFEVMLRAEALHCDFSRTGKLVLYDTATGLAAAQRQMDLQRQWGCEQQAVSAQRCTEIEPALQHYQPRIAGAIYTPSECAADCLMVCQGLQAVLAARGVRFVLGATVQGFVRRGSRIAAVRTSAGAIEAQQFVLALGSRSHQVAQTMGLRLPVYPLKGYSITLVTSPAPSAAPRVNVTDAARKVVFARIGHRLRVAGMAELVGHDARIPAARIQSLRDATRAVLPHCHQGGELHAWTGMRPATPTGLPVVGRWADAPDNLLLNTGHGSLGFTLAFGTAAQVAELLAPA, encoded by the coding sequence ATGCAGGTATGTGTATTGGGCGCAGGCATCGTCGGCCTGGCCACGGCGTATGAACTTCAACAGCGCGGCCTGCAGGTCACCGTCATCGACCAGGCGCAGCCGGGCACGGGCGCCAGCGGTGGCAATGGCGCGCAGCTGAGCTACAGCTATGTGCAGCCACTGGCAGACGCCAGCATCTGGCGGCAGCTGCCCCGGTTGCTGCTCTCGCCCAGCTCACCGCTCAAGCTGCGCCTGCAGTGGGACACCCACCAGTGGCGCTGGGGGCTGGAGTTTCTGCGCGCCTGCAACCGACCCACCTCTGAACGCAGCACCGCGCAGCTGCTGGCCCTGGCCGCCCTGAGCCGCCACCACTTCGAGGTCATGCTGCGGGCAGAAGCTCTGCACTGCGACTTCTCCCGCACCGGCAAGCTGGTGCTGTACGACACCGCCACCGGCCTGGCCGCTGCGCAACGCCAGATGGACCTGCAGCGCCAGTGGGGCTGCGAACAACAGGCCGTGTCTGCCCAGCGCTGCACAGAGATCGAGCCCGCACTGCAGCACTACCAGCCGCGCATTGCCGGAGCCATCTACACCCCCAGCGAATGCGCGGCCGACTGCCTTATGGTCTGCCAAGGCTTGCAGGCCGTGCTGGCCGCACGGGGCGTGCGCTTTGTACTGGGTGCCACAGTTCAGGGCTTTGTGCGCAGGGGCTCGCGCATTGCTGCGGTGCGGACCAGTGCAGGTGCGATCGAGGCGCAGCAGTTTGTGCTGGCCCTGGGCAGCCGCAGCCACCAGGTGGCGCAGACAATGGGGTTACGCCTGCCCGTGTACCCCCTCAAGGGCTACAGCATCACACTCGTCACCAGCCCCGCACCATCGGCAGCGCCGCGGGTCAATGTGACCGACGCTGCACGCAAGGTAGTGTTTGCGCGCATCGGCCATCGCCTGCGGGTGGCGGGCATGGCCGAACTGGTAGGGCACGATGCCCGCATACCTGCCGCGCGCATCCAGAGCCTGCGCGACGCCACACGCGCCGTCCTCCCCCACTGCCATCAAGGCGGGGAGCTGCATGCCTGGACCGGCATGCGCCCCGCCACGCCCACCGGGCTGCCGGTGGTGGGCCGGTGGGCGGACGCGCCCGACAACCTTTTGCTGAACACAGGCCATGGGTCTTTGGGGTTCACACTGGCGTTTGGCACGGCCGCACAGGTGGCCGAGCTGCTGGCACCCGCCTAA
- a CDS encoding amino acid ABC transporter substrate-binding protein, with amino-acid sequence MKLSAVTAAVLVVAGVLASTVASADTLKKIADTGKITLAYRESSVPFSYLAGPGNPVGMSVDISNAVVDAVKKRLNNPAIKVELQAVTSQNRIPLLTNGTVDLECGSTTNNTARGKDVQFAINYFYTGTRLLTKKASGVKNYADLAKKKVASTSGTTNAQVIRKYNRDNNLDMDIVLGKDHEDSLLLVDTGRAEAFAMDDILLFGLMGNTRNPADWVVVGDSLQVEPYACMLRKDDPQFQALVNGVIGGMMKSGEFDKLYTKWFMSPVPPRGQNLNLPISKELRDNLVAQSDKPAL; translated from the coding sequence ATGAAGCTCTCCGCTGTCACCGCTGCTGTCCTCGTGGTCGCCGGTGTGCTGGCCAGTACCGTGGCCAGTGCCGACACCCTCAAGAAGATTGCCGACACCGGCAAGATCACACTGGCCTACCGCGAGTCGTCCGTGCCCTTCAGCTATCTGGCGGGCCCGGGCAACCCGGTGGGCATGTCGGTGGACATCTCCAACGCTGTCGTCGATGCGGTGAAGAAGCGCCTGAATAACCCCGCCATCAAGGTGGAGCTGCAGGCCGTGACTTCGCAAAACCGCATTCCGCTGCTGACCAACGGCACCGTGGACCTGGAGTGTGGATCGACCACCAACAACACGGCGCGTGGCAAGGATGTGCAATTTGCCATCAACTATTTCTACACCGGCACCCGGCTGCTGACCAAGAAGGCCTCGGGCGTCAAGAACTACGCCGACCTTGCCAAGAAAAAGGTGGCCAGCACCTCGGGCACCACCAACGCGCAGGTGATCCGCAAGTACAACCGCGACAACAACCTGGACATGGACATCGTGCTGGGCAAGGACCACGAGGACTCCCTGCTGCTGGTGGACACCGGCCGTGCAGAGGCCTTCGCCATGGACGACATCCTGCTGTTTGGATTGATGGGCAACACGCGCAACCCGGCCGACTGGGTGGTGGTGGGCGACTCGCTGCAGGTCGAACCCTATGCCTGCATGCTGCGCAAGGACGACCCGCAATTCCAGGCGCTGGTCAACGGCGTGATCGGCGGGATGATGAAGTCGGGCGAGTTCGACAAGCTCTACACCAAGTGGTTCATGTCGCCCGTGCCCCCGCGCGGCCAGAACCTCAACCTGCCCATTAGCAAGGAGCTGCGCGACAACCTGGTGGCCCAGAGCGACAAGCCTGCGCTGTGA
- a CDS encoding aspartate/glutamate racemase family protein: MLPSPPHPQAPQVVGILGGMGPAAGADFVRLFVQACTDRMAALSIPVHDQAYPEHWLAQVPIPDRTAALHDTRPGAHQPADPMLQATGRLAALGARVVAIACNTAHAWHGLLQQRFPQLVVLHGVQEVAADLALRKVHGVGLLATQGAYEAGLYQRELEHRDIDCFVPEPRERDQLMQGIYDGVKAGNYALARQRFEAVSLVLQQRYGISTLIMGCTEIPLALSEHSRLEGLTLVNPSLVLAAALARHAYGSMGAGVPPTAASSTPRALV; the protein is encoded by the coding sequence ATGTTGCCGTCCCCCCCGCACCCCCAGGCCCCGCAGGTGGTGGGCATTTTGGGCGGCATGGGGCCTGCTGCAGGTGCTGACTTTGTGCGTCTGTTCGTGCAGGCCTGCACCGACCGCATGGCGGCGCTGAGCATCCCCGTGCACGATCAGGCTTACCCTGAGCACTGGCTGGCCCAGGTGCCGATCCCCGACCGCACTGCCGCTCTGCACGACACGCGGCCCGGTGCCCACCAGCCTGCGGACCCCATGCTGCAGGCCACGGGTCGCCTGGCGGCGCTGGGCGCGCGCGTGGTGGCCATTGCCTGCAACACGGCCCATGCCTGGCATGGTTTGCTGCAGCAGCGCTTCCCGCAGTTGGTGGTGCTGCATGGGGTGCAGGAAGTGGCGGCCGACCTGGCGCTGCGCAAGGTGCACGGCGTGGGCCTGCTCGCCACACAAGGCGCGTACGAGGCGGGCTTGTACCAGCGCGAACTGGAGCACCGCGACATCGACTGCTTTGTGCCCGAACCGCGCGAACGTGATCAGCTGATGCAGGGCATCTATGACGGCGTGAAGGCCGGCAACTACGCACTGGCCCGCCAGCGGTTTGAGGCGGTGTCGCTGGTGTTGCAACAGCGCTATGGGATCTCCACGCTCATCATGGGTTGCACCGAGATTCCGCTGGCACTGTCGGAGCATTCCCGGCTGGAGGGGCTGACGCTGGTCAACCCGTCTCTGGTGCTGGCGGCCGCCTTGGCGCGGCATGCGTACGGGTCCATGGGCGCGGGAGTGCCCCCCACCGCTGCGTCCTCCACCCCACGGGCGTTGGTGTAG
- a CDS encoding amino acid ABC transporter substrate-binding protein, with protein MSFGATLPRRGLVCALIACAMGPMAGAMAQSSGAAANPSLLPKAGASATVAALSALPPGRTLQRIQASGVVVIGHRESSLPMSYVANGVPMGYSVDVCLQIAQAIGRHLQRRDLRVDYRQVTSGNRFEAIERGEVDLECGSTTNTASRRQRVAFTIAHFIASSRIVVQSQRPYERIEDLDGKTVASTVGTTNIESLAREAANKSVRLRIEPARDHAEGFGWVVDGKVDGFAMDDVLLYGLRASHARPQDLKVIGKPMTIEPYAVAFDRSDPALKAVVDAELRRLIQTRELHRLYDKWFTQPIPPHGINLGMRMSHLLVDSLRYPSDYVP; from the coding sequence ATGAGCTTTGGAGCAACCCTACCGAGACGGGGACTGGTGTGTGCCCTGATCGCCTGTGCCATGGGGCCCATGGCGGGCGCCATGGCGCAGAGCAGTGGTGCGGCAGCTAACCCATCGTTACTGCCCAAGGCAGGCGCGTCTGCCACCGTCGCTGCGCTCTCTGCCCTGCCGCCGGGCAGGACGCTACAGCGCATCCAGGCCTCCGGGGTGGTGGTCATCGGCCACCGCGAGTCCTCTTTGCCCATGTCTTACGTGGCCAATGGGGTGCCCATGGGCTACAGCGTGGATGTGTGCCTGCAGATTGCGCAGGCCATCGGGCGCCATCTGCAGCGGCGGGATTTGCGGGTGGACTACCGGCAGGTCACGTCGGGCAACCGCTTTGAGGCCATCGAGCGCGGCGAGGTGGACCTGGAGTGCGGCTCCACCACCAACACGGCCTCGCGCAGGCAGCGGGTGGCTTTCACCATAGCGCACTTCATTGCGTCGTCGCGCATCGTGGTGCAGAGCCAGCGCCCCTACGAGCGCATTGAAGACCTGGACGGCAAGACCGTGGCCTCGACGGTGGGCACAACCAACATCGAGTCGCTGGCGCGCGAGGCCGCCAACAAATCGGTGCGCTTGCGCATCGAGCCCGCCCGGGACCATGCCGAGGGCTTTGGCTGGGTGGTGGATGGCAAGGTGGACGGCTTCGCGATGGACGATGTGCTGCTCTACGGCCTGCGTGCCAGCCATGCGCGTCCACAAGACCTGAAGGTGATTGGCAAGCCCATGACCATCGAGCCCTATGCGGTGGCGTTTGACCGCAGCGACCCGGCGCTCAAGGCCGTGGTCGACGCCGAGCTGCGGCGGCTCATCCAGACGCGGGAGCTGCACCGCCTGTACGACAAGTGGTTCACCCAGCCCATTCCACCCCACGGCATCAACCTGGGCATGCGCATGTCGCACCTGCTGGTGGATTCGCTGCGGTATCCGTCGGACTACGTGCCCTAG
- a CDS encoding NAD-dependent epimerase/dehydratase family protein, which yields MNILLTGSTGFVGRTVAAALTRAGHQVHGGISPRHRSPGALQVPMDFARDTSAQAWLPRLAGIDAVVNAVGVLRDSRARPIDAVHQHTPVALFDACAQAGVRRVVHISALGIEGSATRYATTKRAADTHLLALAKQGALHPAILRPSVVFGKGGDSSALFMNLARLPVALFPGPMLTARVQPVSVHDLAAAIVALLGPAIATQGIVECAGPEALTMGDFIASLRQQLGHGKAHVLRLPDPLTQLSARLGDAVPSVPWCTETLTMLGSDNVGNPAVFEQLLGRKAVHYSQLVATAWR from the coding sequence ATGAACATTTTGCTCACCGGCTCCACGGGTTTTGTGGGCCGCACCGTGGCTGCCGCACTCACCCGGGCAGGACACCAGGTGCACGGCGGCATATCGCCCCGCCACCGGTCACCCGGCGCCTTGCAGGTGCCCATGGACTTTGCGCGGGACACCTCGGCCCAGGCCTGGCTGCCGCGCCTGGCGGGCATCGATGCCGTGGTCAACGCCGTGGGGGTACTGCGCGACAGCCGTGCGCGCCCGATTGATGCCGTGCACCAGCACACGCCCGTCGCGCTGTTTGACGCCTGCGCCCAGGCGGGCGTGCGGCGCGTGGTGCATATCTCGGCACTGGGCATTGAAGGCAGCGCCACCCGCTACGCCACCACCAAACGCGCGGCAGACACGCACCTGCTGGCGCTGGCCAAACAAGGGGCATTGCACCCCGCCATCCTGCGCCCCAGTGTGGTGTTTGGCAAAGGCGGTGACAGCAGCGCGCTGTTCATGAACCTGGCGCGCCTGCCGGTGGCACTGTTCCCCGGCCCCATGCTCACGGCGCGGGTGCAGCCCGTGTCGGTGCACGACCTGGCCGCCGCCATCGTTGCCCTGCTGGGCCCTGCCATCGCCACGCAGGGCATCGTCGAGTGCGCTGGCCCCGAGGCCCTGACCATGGGTGACTTCATTGCGAGCCTGCGCCAGCAACTGGGTCATGGCAAGGCGCATGTGCTGCGCCTGCCCGACCCGCTCACCCAGTTGAGTGCTCGCCTGGGCGATGCCGTGCCCAGCGTGCCCTGGTGCACCGAAACCCTCACCATGCTGGGCAGCGACAACGTGGGCAACCCTGCGGTGTTCGAACAGCTGCTGGGCCGCAAGGCGGTGCACTACAGCCAGCTGGTGGCGACCGCCTGGCGCTGA